The following proteins are encoded in a genomic region of Paenibacillus sp. FSL R7-0273:
- a CDS encoding Tex family protein — MQDDAALRQEQELILAAIAKELSISLKQVRTTVGLLDEGNTIPFIARYRKEMTGELDENVLRDVEERLGYLRNLGDRKKDVIRSIEEQGKLTPELQAQIMKAVKLQEVEDLYRPYKQKRKTRASVAKERGLEPLADWVMEQRRQGQPLDEAAKYIDADKGVDSAESALQGAMDIIAENIADDPVIRAWVRQYTASQGILVSEAKDAEQESVYENYYSYREPVHKMPPHRILAINRGERESVLKVGIEIVPDKIHAFITRKLIKGPSPVKELLETVTEDAYKRLIAPSVEREVRGEMTEKGETQAISIFSGNLRSLLLQPPVRGLSVLGVDPAYRTGCKLAVVDDTGKLLEVAVTYPTPPNNKKKEAAAKFKELIAKYGIKLIVIGNGTGSRETEQFTAEVIAEVGDPELAYLIVNEAGASVYSASKLAAEEFPDLDVAERSAASIARRVQDPLAELVKIDPKAIGVGQYQHDVSQKHLEESLKAVVESAVNHVGVDVNTASPSLLSYVAGVNSTIAKNIVKFREENGKFTTRKQLQKVPRLGAKSFEQCIGFLRIPEGDNTLDRTPIHPESYPVVGRLFRELGLDVAKLGSREVAAELEAQDAAELAVKLDVGVPTLRDILESLQRPGRDPREELPLPIFRTDVLKIEDLVPGMEMQGTVRNVIDFGAFVDIGIKNDGLVHISQLSGSFVKHPMDVVSVGDNVTVWVLGVDLKKGRVSLTMRQPRETAGSVK; from the coding sequence CTGCAGGATGATGCAGCACTCCGGCAGGAACAGGAACTGATCCTCGCGGCAATCGCGAAGGAGCTTAGCATCAGCCTGAAGCAGGTACGGACTACTGTAGGACTTCTGGATGAAGGGAACACCATTCCGTTTATCGCGCGCTACCGTAAGGAAATGACGGGCGAGCTGGATGAAAATGTGCTGCGCGATGTTGAAGAACGGCTGGGCTATCTGCGTAATCTGGGTGACCGCAAGAAGGATGTCATCCGCAGCATCGAGGAGCAGGGCAAGCTGACTCCTGAGCTGCAGGCGCAGATTATGAAGGCGGTCAAGCTGCAGGAAGTTGAAGATTTGTACCGTCCTTATAAGCAGAAGCGCAAGACAAGAGCAAGCGTAGCCAAGGAAAGAGGGCTGGAGCCGCTGGCGGACTGGGTTATGGAGCAGCGCCGCCAGGGCCAGCCGCTTGATGAGGCTGCCAAGTATATAGATGCGGACAAGGGTGTAGACAGTGCAGAATCCGCGCTGCAGGGCGCCATGGATATTATCGCCGAGAACATTGCCGATGATCCGGTGATCCGGGCCTGGGTCCGCCAGTATACAGCAAGCCAGGGTATTCTGGTCTCGGAAGCGAAGGATGCGGAGCAGGAAAGTGTCTACGAGAACTACTACAGCTACCGTGAGCCGGTACATAAAATGCCGCCGCACCGCATTCTCGCTATTAACCGCGGAGAGCGGGAGAGTGTGCTGAAGGTCGGGATCGAGATCGTTCCCGACAAGATTCATGCCTTTATTACGCGCAAGCTGATCAAGGGGCCGTCCCCGGTCAAGGAGCTGCTGGAGACTGTGACCGAGGATGCCTACAAGCGGCTGATCGCTCCTTCCGTGGAGCGTGAGGTGCGCGGGGAAATGACGGAGAAGGGCGAGACGCAGGCGATCTCGATTTTCTCGGGCAACCTGCGCAGCCTGCTGCTGCAGCCGCCGGTCCGGGGCTTGAGCGTGCTCGGCGTTGACCCGGCGTACCGCACCGGCTGCAAGCTTGCCGTTGTCGATGACACCGGTAAGCTGCTGGAGGTGGCGGTGACCTATCCGACGCCGCCGAACAACAAAAAGAAGGAGGCGGCGGCGAAGTTCAAGGAGCTGATTGCCAAATACGGCATCAAGCTGATTGTGATCGGCAACGGCACCGGCTCGCGGGAGACGGAGCAGTTCACGGCCGAGGTGATTGCCGAGGTCGGTGATCCGGAGCTGGCGTACCTGATCGTGAACGAGGCAGGAGCCAGCGTCTATTCCGCCTCCAAGCTGGCGGCGGAGGAGTTCCCTGATCTGGATGTGGCCGAGCGCAGCGCCGCATCGATTGCCCGCCGCGTGCAGGACCCGCTCGCGGAGCTCGTCAAGATCGACCCGAAGGCGATCGGGGTCGGGCAGTACCAGCACGATGTCTCGCAGAAGCATCTGGAGGAGAGCCTTAAGGCCGTCGTGGAATCGGCCGTTAACCATGTCGGCGTTGATGTGAACACGGCCTCGCCGTCGCTGCTCTCTTATGTGGCGGGCGTCAACTCGACCATCGCCAAGAATATCGTGAAGTTCCGCGAGGAGAACGGCAAGTTCACCACGCGCAAGCAGCTGCAGAAGGTGCCGCGCCTTGGCGCGAAGTCCTTCGAGCAGTGCATCGGATTCCTGCGTATTCCCGAAGGGGACAATACGCTGGACCGTACGCCGATCCACCCGGAATCGTATCCGGTGGTGGGCCGCCTGTTCCGCGAGCTCGGGCTGGACGTAGCGAAGCTCGGCAGCCGCGAGGTCGCGGCTGAGCTCGAAGCGCAGGATGCCGCCGAGCTCGCCGTGAAGCTGGATGTCGGCGTGCCCACGCTGCGCGACATCCTGGAGAGCCTGCAGCGTCCGGGCCGCGACCCGCGCGAGGAGCTGCCGCTGCCGATCTTCCGCACGGATGTGCTGAAGATCGAGGACCTGGTTCCCGGCATGGAAATGCAGGGAACGGTCCGCAACGTCATCGACTTCGGCGCCTTCGTCGATATCGGCATCAAAAACGACGGGCTGGTCCACATCTCCCAGCTCAGCGGCAGCTTCGTCAAGCACCCGATGGACGTCGTGTCCGTTGGCGACAACGTGACCGTCTGGGTGCTCGGCGTCGACCTGAAGAAGGGCCGCGTCAGCCTGACTATGCGCCAGCCGCGTGAAACTGCGGGCAGTGTGAAGTAG
- a CDS encoding GntP family permease, with protein MEGLTIGWYGALAGLALAIILILRKLNPVYALFLGAIAGALIGGANLEQTVSVLVSGTQSVMGTVLRVLAAGVLAGVMMESGAAETIAQAIVRKFGGSKAILALALATMIITAVGVFIPVAVLIVAPIALSVGNKMGISKTALLLALSGGGKAGNIISPNPNTIAAARGFDLDLSHVMLAGLIPAVCGLIVTVVVASLLKKKGNMVTEDEAQNGSVDTSKYPPLGKAIVAPLVAVILLMINPIGSLSGIDALANFKVDALYILPIAGIVGMLAMGQSKKILQYTSSGLNKMTATVLILIGAGGIAGLISASDLSTQVVQLIQTAGISGTFLAPISGILMAAATASTSTGVILATGSFGQAILDMGTAPLAAAVMVHTGATVIDSLPQGNYFHVTADSMKMSIKQRMGVVPYEAIVGGTMAVVATVIYGFLL; from the coding sequence ATGGAAGGATTAACAATTGGCTGGTATGGGGCATTGGCGGGACTGGCGTTAGCCATTATTCTGATACTGAGAAAGCTCAATCCCGTTTATGCTTTGTTTCTGGGGGCGATTGCCGGAGCGTTGATTGGCGGCGCGAACCTGGAGCAGACTGTAAGCGTTCTTGTAAGCGGTACACAAAGTGTGATGGGGACGGTGCTGCGCGTGCTTGCGGCCGGTGTGCTGGCTGGAGTAATGATGGAGTCGGGGGCGGCTGAGACAATTGCCCAGGCCATCGTGCGCAAGTTCGGCGGCAGCAAAGCCATTCTGGCACTGGCGCTGGCGACGATGATCATTACCGCAGTAGGTGTCTTTATTCCGGTAGCGGTGCTGATTGTAGCGCCAATCGCGCTGTCGGTAGGCAACAAAATGGGCATTTCCAAAACGGCGCTGCTGCTTGCGCTGTCCGGCGGGGGCAAGGCGGGAAACATTATTTCCCCCAATCCGAATACAATTGCCGCAGCCCGCGGCTTTGACCTCGATCTCAGCCATGTGATGCTGGCCGGCCTGATTCCGGCGGTATGCGGTCTGATTGTAACGGTAGTCGTCGCTTCCCTGCTGAAGAAAAAAGGAAATATGGTTACAGAGGACGAAGCGCAGAACGGAAGCGTAGACACTTCCAAGTATCCGCCGCTCGGCAAAGCGATTGTTGCACCGCTCGTTGCGGTTATCCTGCTGATGATTAATCCGATCGGCTCGCTGTCCGGCATTGACGCATTGGCTAACTTTAAAGTGGATGCCTTGTACATCCTGCCGATTGCCGGGATTGTCGGTATGCTGGCTATGGGCCAGAGCAAGAAAATTCTGCAATACACTTCCTCCGGACTTAATAAAATGACGGCAACGGTACTGATCCTGATCGGCGCCGGCGGTATTGCCGGTCTGATCTCGGCATCCGATCTGTCCACCCAGGTGGTACAGCTGATTCAGACGGCCGGCATTTCCGGTACCTTCCTGGCACCGATCTCCGGTATTCTGATGGCGGCAGCTACGGCTTCTACCTCAACAGGTGTTATTCTGGCAACCGGCTCCTTCGGGCAGGCCATTCTGGATATGGGTACTGCACCGCTGGCAGCAGCTGTCATGGTGCACACAGGTGCAACGGTTATTGACTCGCTTCCACAGGGGAACTACTTCCACGTAACGGCGGACAGTATGAAAATGAGCATCAAGCAGCGTATGGGCGTTGTGCCTTACGAGGCAATTGTCGGCGGAACGATGGCGGTTGTGGCTACGGTTATCTACGGATTTTTGTTATAA
- a CDS encoding glycerate kinase — protein sequence MREKTFVLAPDSFKESMSAKEVCVAMEKGLRKVYPGAEYIHVPMADGGEGTVQSLVDASGGQMYTKEVTGPLGQPVTAQFGIMGDGHTAAIEMASASGIQLVNKADRNPLITTTYGTGELIRECLDRGIRSIIIGIGGSATNDGGTGMAEALGAKFLDADGLMLPRGGGSLDRLASIDVSGLDERLQQVQLIVACDVTNPLCGERGASVVFGPQKGATPELVQQLDANLAHYAEVVKQQLGKDVRDLPGAGAAGGLGAGLMIFTRATLQRGIEIVIEYTGLKEKMAGADLVFTGEGGIDFQTKFGKTPYGVAATAKAGGKKVIALAGYIGEGIDTLYAEGIDAIFGIVPGASELDKLLKDGPANVERTCENIARVLKLAE from the coding sequence ATGAGAGAGAAAACCTTTGTACTGGCACCGGATTCGTTTAAGGAGAGCATGAGCGCAAAAGAGGTCTGTGTCGCAATGGAAAAAGGGCTGCGGAAGGTGTATCCCGGAGCTGAATATATACATGTCCCAATGGCCGACGGCGGGGAGGGCACCGTTCAGTCCCTGGTAGATGCCTCGGGCGGACAGATGTATACAAAAGAAGTTACAGGTCCGCTGGGCCAGCCGGTGACGGCGCAGTTCGGCATCATGGGCGACGGCCATACGGCAGCCATCGAAATGGCTTCGGCCAGCGGCATCCAGCTGGTGAATAAGGCAGACCGCAATCCGCTGATTACCACAACGTATGGCACCGGCGAGCTGATCCGGGAATGTCTGGACCGCGGCATCCGCAGCATTATCATCGGCATCGGTGGCAGTGCAACGAATGACGGGGGCACCGGAATGGCTGAGGCGCTTGGCGCCAAATTTCTGGATGCGGATGGCTTGATGCTGCCGCGCGGCGGCGGCAGTCTGGACCGTCTGGCCAGCATCGATGTGTCGGGCCTGGATGAACGGCTGCAGCAGGTGCAGCTGATCGTGGCCTGCGATGTGACCAACCCGCTATGCGGCGAACGGGGCGCCTCTGTTGTATTCGGGCCGCAAAAGGGGGCAACGCCTGAGCTGGTTCAGCAGCTCGATGCCAATCTGGCCCATTATGCAGAGGTGGTCAAGCAGCAGCTTGGCAAGGACGTCCGCGACCTGCCTGGGGCCGGAGCCGCCGGAGGGCTTGGCGCGGGGCTGATGATTTTCACCCGGGCAACGCTGCAGCGGGGCATCGAGATTGTGATTGAATATACCGGCCTGAAGGAGAAAATGGCAGGTGCCGATCTGGTATTCACCGGCGAAGGCGGCATCGACTTCCAGACCAAATTCGGCAAAACCCCTTATGGCGTAGCCGCCACCGCTAAAGCCGGCGGTAAAAAAGTCATCGCCCTGGCCGGCTACATCGGCGAAGGCATTGATACGCTGTACGCCGAGGGCATCGACGCGATCTTCGGCATCGTTCCCGGCGCTTCGGAGCTGGATAAGCTGCTGAAGGACGGTCCGGCCAATGTCGAGCGTACCTGTGAGAATATCGCCAGAGTGCTGAAGTTGGCCGAATAA
- a CDS encoding CdaR family transcriptional regulator produces the protein MLQLSEKQAQEIVDKMMMDIPYNINIMDHEGIIIGSGTPERVGTVHQGAVKALATGTMVEVWQDGRFEKKGTNEPIVIAGSRVGVIGISGNPDEVRPFCNIVRTTVSLLIEQRNSLEDLANEASRKKAFLELLLSHQGAYTQKLRKEAAAYQLDLLLRTTVVLLRGFVPEELQSKLLLGYPSFLIEEDSWLILVQNQEDCAPLIRQLLEGQPRALAAAGKQAANIAESYRQAKSAMGILLALKPDLQIIHYAEHEFLVKLSHANLTASAGTVAKLEDTADLLETLRSFINHNCSVSQTSEALNIHRNTLQYRLKRIESLTGKDPRNLLQLLELTYGLLALYK, from the coding sequence TTGTTGCAGCTCTCAGAGAAGCAGGCGCAGGAAATTGTAGACAAAATGATGATGGATATCCCCTATAACATCAACATCATGGACCATGAGGGAATTATTATCGGCAGCGGAACGCCGGAACGGGTCGGAACCGTTCATCAGGGAGCAGTCAAAGCGCTTGCCACGGGAACAATGGTCGAGGTCTGGCAGGATGGCCGTTTTGAGAAAAAAGGGACCAACGAGCCGATTGTCATCGCCGGCAGCCGTGTCGGTGTAATCGGCATATCCGGCAATCCGGATGAGGTCCGTCCGTTTTGCAACATCGTCCGGACCACCGTCTCCCTCCTGATCGAGCAAAGAAACTCACTTGAGGATCTCGCCAATGAGGCCAGCCGTAAAAAAGCCTTTCTGGAGCTGCTGCTGTCCCACCAGGGAGCCTACACCCAGAAGCTGCGTAAGGAGGCTGCAGCCTATCAGCTGGATCTGCTGCTGAGAACAACGGTTGTACTGCTCAGGGGCTTCGTCCCGGAAGAGCTACAATCCAAGCTTCTGCTCGGCTACCCCTCCTTTCTAATCGAGGAGGATAGCTGGCTGATCCTGGTGCAGAATCAGGAGGACTGCGCTCCGCTCATCCGCCAGCTGCTGGAAGGACAGCCCCGGGCCTTAGCCGCAGCGGGTAAACAGGCAGCCAATATCGCTGAGAGCTACCGCCAGGCCAAATCGGCTATGGGCATCCTGCTGGCCCTTAAGCCTGACCTGCAGATCATTCATTATGCCGAGCATGAATTTCTGGTAAAGCTGAGCCATGCCAATCTCACCGCAAGTGCCGGCACCGTGGCAAAGCTGGAGGATACCGCCGATCTGCTGGAGACGCTGCGCAGCTTCATTAACCATAACTGCAGTGTCTCCCAGACCTCCGAGGCGCTAAACATCCATCGCAACACTCTGCAATACCGGCTGAAGCGGATCGAGAGCCTGACCGGCAAAGACCCGCGCAACCTGCTCCAGCTGCTTGAGCTTACTTATGGCTTGCTCGCCTTGTATAAGTAA